A single window of Ctenopharyngodon idella isolate HZGC_01 chromosome 24, HZGC01, whole genome shotgun sequence DNA harbors:
- the kcnj11 gene encoding ATP-sensitive inward rectifier potassium channel 11, which translates to MLSRKGLIPEDYLLTRLAEDVLQPKFKSKPRKARFVAKNGACNVAHTNIREQGRFLQDVFTTLVDLKWLHTLLIFTMSFLCSWLLFGMIWWLIAFGHGDLDPKGDDFVPCVTDIHSFSSAFLFSIEVQVTIGFGGRMITEECVSAIVILIIQNIVGLVINAIMLGCIFMKTAQANRRAETLIFSKHAVITVRNNKLCFMFRLGDLRKSMIISATVHVQVVRKTFTNEGEMVPLDQIDIQMDNPVGTNSIFLVSPLIISHVIDKNSPLYDLSAADLQHEDIEVIVILEGVVETTGITTQARTSYLSEEILWGERFVPTVSEEEGMYAVDYSKFGKTIKVATPSCSARALDEAGGLERFKLPESSSAGASMRRRILKHQHTNEIS; encoded by the coding sequence ATGTTGTCCCGAAAAGGACTCATTCCCGAAGACTATTTGTTGACTCGGTTGGCGGAGGATGTTTTACAGCCCAAATTCAAGTCTAAACCGCGGAAGGCGCGATTCGTCGCCAAGAACGGCGCGTGCAACGTCGCCCACACGAACATACGCGAACAAGGACGGTTTCTACAGGACGTGTTCACCACTCTAGTGGATCTAAAATGGCTTCATACTCTACTGATCTTCACTATGTCCTTCCTGTGCAGTTGGCTATTGTTCGGGATGATCTGGTGGCTCATCGCCTTCGGGCACGGAGACCTGGACCCGAAAGGTGACGACTTTGTGCCGTGCGTAACGGACATCCACTCGTTCTCCTCCGCCTTCCTGTTCTCCATTGAAGTCCAGGTGACCATCGGTTTCGGCGGACGGATGATCACGGAGGAGTGTGTTTCGGCCATCGTGATACTGATCATTCAGAACATAGTCGGTCTGGTGATCAATGCCATCATGTTAGGATGCATCTTCATGAAAACAGCGCAAGCAAACCGGCGGGCGGAAACCCTCATCTTCAGCAAACACGCGGTTATAACAGTCCGAAACAACAAGCTGTGCTTCATGTTTCGCCTCGGTGACTTGAGGAAGAGCATGATCATCAGTGCCACCGTCCACGTGCAGGTAGTGCGGAAGACCTTCACCAATGAGGGCGAGATGGTGCCTTTGGATCAAATAGACATCCAGATGGACAACCCGGTGGGCACCAACAGCATCTTTCTGGTGTCTCCCCTCATCATAAGCCACGTTATTGACAAAAACAGCCCGCTGTATGATCTATCCGCGGCTGATCTGCAGCACGAGGACATTGAGGTGATTGTCATACTGGAGGGGGTGGTGGAGACCACCGGCATCACCACCCAAGCGCGGACCTCTTACCTGTCCGAGGAGATATTATGGGGTGAGAGGTTTGTGCCTACGGTGTCTGAAGAAGAAGGGATGTATGCTGTGGACTATTCCAAGTTTGGAAAGACCATTAAAGTGGCAACGCCGAGCTGCAGCGCGCGGGCGCTGGATGAGGCGGGAGGGTTGGAGAGGTTTAAACTGCCGGAGTCCAGCAGCGCAGGCGCGTCAATGAGGAGAAGAATCCTCAAACATCAACACACCAACGAAATATCATGA